From a single Bacillus pumilus genomic region:
- a CDS encoding S66 peptidase family protein has protein sequence MSQLPVALQTGDTVGIIAPASPPDELKLAKGIAFLESLGLKVKKGKYLGRRYGYLAGYDHERVEDLHRMFQDPEVKAVICACGGYGTGRLAEVIDYDLIRRHPKIFWGYSDITFLHTAIQQQTGLVTFHGPMLSSDVGLEAVHPYTKDTFLQLFTPKAFTYAHHLSPLHTFYPGTASGDIVGGNLALIVTTLGTPFEIDTKGKLLFIEDIDEEPYKIDRMMQHLASAGKLEDVAGFIIGDFHQCEPKKKDQSLTLNQVWDTYIVPQKKPALGGFRIGHSSPNFAIPMGTQATLDATGKKLHISPGVAAKEAIK, from the coding sequence ATGAGCCAGCTGCCAGTGGCACTTCAAACAGGGGATACAGTGGGGATTATTGCACCGGCAAGCCCGCCTGATGAGCTGAAATTAGCAAAAGGGATTGCCTTTTTAGAAAGCCTCGGGCTAAAGGTGAAAAAAGGGAAGTATTTGGGCCGCCGGTATGGATATTTAGCAGGTTATGATCATGAAAGAGTGGAAGATCTTCATCGCATGTTTCAAGATCCAGAAGTGAAGGCGGTTATTTGTGCTTGCGGAGGATATGGGACCGGAAGACTTGCAGAAGTCATTGATTATGACCTCATTCGTCGTCATCCAAAAATCTTTTGGGGCTATAGCGATATTACGTTTTTACATACGGCCATTCAGCAGCAGACCGGTCTTGTGACGTTTCATGGTCCAATGCTTTCCTCTGATGTGGGACTTGAGGCGGTTCATCCGTATACGAAGGATACCTTTTTGCAGCTATTCACACCAAAAGCCTTTACGTATGCACACCACTTGTCACCCCTTCATACCTTTTATCCCGGTACGGCTTCAGGTGACATTGTAGGGGGGAATCTTGCCCTCATCGTGACAACACTTGGCACACCTTTTGAAATTGATACAAAGGGGAAGCTTTTGTTCATTGAAGATATTGACGAAGAGCCCTATAAAATTGATCGAATGATGCAGCACCTCGCATCTGCTGGGAAATTGGAGGATGTGGCTGGATTCATCATTGGAGATTTTCATCAATGTGAGCCAAAAAAGAAAGACCAGTCCCTCACATTAAATCAAGTATGGGACACCTATATTGTGCCTCAAAAGAAGCCTGCACTTGGGGGCTTTCGGATCGGTCATTCATCACCGAATTTCGCCATTCCAATGGGTACGCAGGCTACACTTGATGCGACCGGAAAAAAACTGCACATTTCTCCAGGTGTCGCTGCGAAAGAGGCGATCAAATGA
- a CDS encoding mandelate racemase/muconate lactonizing enzyme family protein: MKIVDVRTCRTSVPLKKPFKTALRTVYDAVSLIVIITYDQGDVSYGEAVPTSVITGETLESIDYAICEVIRPMLLGASLSEYEQIFSRMKRVLACNTSAKAAIDMAIYDGLAKRAGLPLYQYLGGYRDQLETDYTVSVNRPLEMAEDAKQYAAEGFQTLKIKVGKDNIDTDIQRIKRIREKVGPDIQIRLDANQGWTWKEAIVAIRKMEALNIELVEQPVPKEDIEGLRRVTEGTNTLIMADESIFSFHDAIKVLEMRSCDLINLKLMKSGGIKEALKINALAEAYGVKCMVGSMIESKLGITAAAHLAASQPNITRYDFDAPLMLREDMVDGGIVYKGKDIFFPPQHGLGIQGVKGVS, encoded by the coding sequence ATGAAAATCGTCGATGTTCGTACATGCAGAACGAGTGTACCGCTAAAAAAGCCTTTCAAAACCGCTTTACGAACGGTGTATGATGCAGTATCTCTGATCGTTATCATCACATATGATCAAGGTGATGTCAGCTACGGGGAGGCAGTGCCAACGTCGGTCATTACAGGTGAAACGCTGGAAAGTATCGACTATGCCATATGTGAAGTGATCAGACCGATGTTGCTCGGAGCTTCCTTGTCAGAATATGAACAAATTTTTTCTCGTATGAAACGGGTGCTCGCTTGCAACACAAGCGCAAAGGCAGCGATTGACATGGCCATTTATGATGGCTTAGCGAAGCGCGCAGGACTTCCGCTTTATCAATACCTTGGTGGATATCGCGATCAGCTTGAAACCGATTATACGGTCAGTGTAAACCGGCCGCTTGAGATGGCGGAAGATGCAAAGCAATACGCAGCTGAAGGCTTTCAGACGTTAAAAATCAAAGTAGGAAAAGATAACATAGACACAGATATTCAGCGTATCAAGCGAATTCGAGAAAAGGTCGGGCCGGATATTCAGATCAGGCTCGATGCGAACCAAGGCTGGACGTGGAAGGAAGCGATCGTAGCCATTCGGAAAATGGAGGCGCTGAATATTGAATTAGTCGAGCAGCCAGTGCCGAAAGAAGATATCGAAGGCCTGCGCCGTGTGACGGAAGGAACAAATACATTGATTATGGCAGACGAGAGCATTTTCAGTTTCCATGATGCGATCAAAGTGCTTGAAATGAGAAGCTGTGATCTGATCAATTTAAAATTAATGAAATCAGGCGGTATAAAAGAAGCACTAAAAATCAATGCCTTAGCAGAAGCATACGGCGTAAAGTGCATGGTTGGAAGTATGATTGAGTCAAAACTTGGTATTACAGCAGCCGCTCATCTCGCCGCAAGCCAGCCAAATATCACCCGCTACGATTTTGACGCCCCGCTTATGCTGCGAGAGGACATGGTAGACGGAGGAATCGTGTACAAAGGAAAAGATATATTTTTCCCGCCGCAACACGGGTTAGGCATTCAAGGGGTGAAAGGAGTCTCATGA
- a CDS encoding ABC transporter ATP-binding protein has product MKKVLQIIDLHVSFRTYGGSVRAVRGVNVDVYEKETLAIVGESGCGKSVTSQSIMRLLPAYSAHVDQGEIWFEDRNLLSLSEKEMRAIRGVDISMIFQDPMTALNPTLTIGDQLMEAAKEHQKLTKKEVKEAALRMLDLVGIPQPKERLKQYPHQFSGGMRQRLMIAMALICEPKVLIADEPTTALDVTIQAQILELFKEIQRKTGVTIILITHDLGVVAQVADRVAVMYGGKMVEVGTRRDIFYSPQHPYTKGLLQSVPRFDMKDELIPIEGSPPDLFAPPKGCPYTDRCPFAMKVCDHIMPHETQRSSTHTVHCWLQDERANQTVLSSTQRGSF; this is encoded by the coding sequence TTGAAAAAGGTTCTACAAATCATCGATCTGCACGTCAGCTTTCGGACATACGGTGGTTCAGTTCGAGCGGTACGCGGAGTGAATGTGGATGTATATGAAAAAGAAACCCTTGCCATTGTGGGCGAATCAGGCTGCGGGAAAAGTGTGACTTCACAAAGCATCATGAGGCTACTGCCTGCATACAGTGCTCATGTCGATCAGGGAGAAATTTGGTTTGAAGACCGCAATTTACTGTCATTATCTGAAAAAGAAATGCGCGCTATACGAGGTGTCGATATCTCGATGATTTTCCAAGATCCAATGACCGCACTAAACCCTACCTTGACTATAGGGGATCAGCTCATGGAGGCGGCAAAGGAGCATCAAAAGCTGACGAAAAAAGAAGTGAAAGAAGCCGCCCTTCGGATGCTTGATTTGGTCGGTATTCCGCAGCCGAAGGAAAGGTTAAAGCAATACCCTCACCAGTTCAGCGGGGGAATGAGGCAGCGGCTCATGATTGCCATGGCACTGATATGCGAGCCGAAGGTGCTGATCGCGGATGAACCGACGACTGCACTGGATGTGACCATACAGGCACAAATTTTAGAACTGTTTAAAGAGATTCAGAGAAAAACCGGTGTCACCATTATTTTAATTACACACGATTTAGGGGTTGTAGCCCAAGTTGCAGACCGAGTAGCCGTCATGTATGGAGGGAAAATGGTAGAGGTCGGAACGAGGCGGGATATCTTCTATAGCCCGCAGCATCCTTATACAAAAGGACTTCTGCAATCCGTTCCAAGATTTGATATGAAAGATGAACTCATACCAATTGAAGGAAGCCCGCCTGATTTATTTGCTCCGCCAAAGGGCTGTCCGTATACAGATCGCTGCCCGTTCGCTATGAAGGTGTGTGATCATATCATGCCGCACGAAACGCAGCGGTCATCTACCCATACCGTGCATTGCTGGCTCCAAGATGAGCGTGCGAATCAAACAGTTTTATCTTCAACACAAAGGGGGAGTTTTTGA
- a CDS encoding M55 family metallopeptidase, with product MKLYVSVDMEGITGLADHTFVDARQHNYERGRKIMTGEVNACVEALLQHGATDILVNDSHSKMNNLLIEELHEEASLISGDVKPYSMVQGLDQSYDAAVFLGYHARASMKGVMSHSMIFGVRHFYINDHPIGEMGFNAYVAGYYGVPVILVCGDDQAALEAEKLMPGVKTVAVKETISRSAVKCLTPAKVNQQISLKVEAAMKQIHHIKPLTPPDQPLLKIEFANYGQAEWANLMPGTAIIEGTTTVTYQAENILEAYQAMLVMTELAARTTFC from the coding sequence ATGAAGCTCTATGTATCTGTCGATATGGAGGGAATTACTGGTCTAGCTGATCATACATTTGTCGATGCCCGTCAGCACAATTATGAACGGGGTAGAAAGATCATGACGGGTGAAGTAAATGCCTGTGTAGAGGCACTTCTTCAGCATGGCGCAACCGATATCTTAGTCAATGACAGTCATTCCAAAATGAATAATTTGTTGATTGAAGAATTGCATGAAGAGGCATCTCTTATATCTGGTGACGTCAAGCCATATTCAATGGTTCAAGGGTTAGATCAATCCTATGACGCTGCTGTTTTCTTAGGCTATCATGCGAGGGCGTCTATGAAAGGTGTGATGTCCCACAGTATGATTTTTGGTGTCAGACATTTTTACATAAATGATCATCCAATTGGTGAAATGGGCTTTAATGCATATGTTGCAGGCTACTATGGTGTACCGGTGATTCTTGTTTGCGGAGATGATCAAGCAGCACTTGAAGCAGAAAAGCTGATGCCTGGTGTGAAAACAGTGGCGGTGAAAGAGACCATATCAAGGTCTGCTGTGAAATGTCTCACTCCTGCCAAAGTCAACCAACAAATCTCGCTGAAAGTGGAAGCCGCAATGAAACAGATTCATCACATCAAGCCGCTGACGCCTCCTGATCAGCCGCTGCTGAAGATTGAATTTGCCAATTATGGACAAGCTGAATGGGCGAATTTAATGCCAGGTACTGCCATCATAGAAGGAACAACAACGGTGACGTACCAAGCAGAGAATATATTAGAAGCCTACCAAGCAATGCTTGTCATGACAGAGCTTGCCGCACGTACAACATTTTGTTAG
- a CDS encoding ABC transporter permease, producing MSIHLQQDQLKPHHEVPDEWFSPREQKKTEAHAIKRPSLSYWADTWRRLKQNKLAMFSLSVLIFLFIMAVLGPLLAPNSVTEQRLSMQNLPPSAAHWFGTDELGRDVFTRTWYGARISLFVGVMAALIDFAIGVIYGGIAGYKGGRYDHVMMRIVEVLYGLPYLLVVILLMVLMGPGLVTIIVALTVTGWIGMARIVRGQVLQLKSQEYVLASKTFGAKSLRIIRRNLLPNTMGPIIVQMTLTVPTAIFAEAFLSFLGLGIQAPFASWGVMANDALPTVLSDNGHWWRLFFPAFFISLTMFCFNNLGDGLQDALDPKMKR from the coding sequence ATGAGTATACACCTTCAGCAGGATCAACTGAAACCACATCATGAAGTGCCGGATGAATGGTTTTCTCCGAGAGAGCAAAAGAAAACGGAGGCCCATGCCATTAAAAGACCCTCTCTTTCGTATTGGGCAGACACATGGAGACGACTGAAACAAAATAAGCTTGCGATGTTTAGTCTATCGGTATTGATTTTTCTTTTTATCATGGCAGTCTTAGGCCCATTGCTTGCGCCAAATAGTGTGACAGAGCAACGCCTTTCCATGCAAAATCTGCCTCCATCCGCTGCTCACTGGTTCGGAACGGATGAGCTTGGACGAGATGTGTTCACGCGTACATGGTACGGGGCACGTATTTCGTTATTTGTAGGCGTCATGGCAGCCCTTATTGATTTTGCCATCGGCGTGATTTATGGAGGCATTGCTGGTTATAAAGGCGGGAGATATGACCATGTCATGATGCGAATCGTCGAGGTGCTCTACGGTCTTCCTTATTTACTTGTTGTGATTTTATTGATGGTTCTTATGGGGCCGGGACTAGTTACTATTATTGTAGCGCTCACTGTCACCGGATGGATTGGAATGGCAAGAATCGTGAGAGGGCAAGTTCTTCAACTGAAAAGTCAGGAATATGTCCTTGCCTCAAAAACCTTTGGTGCAAAGAGTCTGCGTATCATTCGCCGCAACCTGCTGCCGAATACGATGGGGCCGATTATCGTTCAGATGACCTTGACTGTGCCGACCGCGATATTTGCTGAAGCGTTCTTAAGCTTTCTTGGTTTAGGCATTCAAGCACCGTTTGCAAGCTGGGGCGTGATGGCAAATGATGCGCTGCCGACAGTGCTTTCAGATAATGGACATTGGTGGCGTTTATTTTTCCCTGCGTTTTTTATTTCACTCACGATGTTTTGCTTTAACAATTTAGGTGACGGCTTGCAAGACGCGCTAGATCCAAAGATGAAGAGGTGA
- a CDS encoding peptide ABC transporter substrate-binding protein yields MRNKGWIISMCLFTIMLLAGCTANEQAGKGSSSNQGEKKVLTLNNENEPTSFDPPIGFNNVSWQGLNNLMEGLTRLNEKHEPSPAMAEKWEISEDGKTYTFHLRDGIKWSNGDPVKASDFEYAWKRLLDPKTGSSASFLAYMIEGGEAFNSGKGKKEDVKVSAVNDKTLKVTLAYPQKSFLNMTANPAFFPVNEQVAKKDPNWAKDAKTFVGNGPFKLTEWKHDESFTMEKSETYWDEKTVKLDQVKWLMISDRNTDYQMYQSGDLDTAFVPAEQSENLLKNKDVQIEDQAGLFFYRLNVNMEPFQNKNIRKAFQMAINPEDIVDYVTKNEEKPARAFVSPGILDSKGQDFREAGGDLVKNDTNEAAKLLEKGLKEENYSKLPAVTLTYSTKPENKKKAEAIQQQLKEALGVDVKLANMEANVFAEDQKALKFQFSQSSFLADYADPINFLESFQTGNAMNRTGWSNDTYDQMIKKASQEADEQKRNSILHDAEALLMEEAPIIPIHFYNQVHLQKEGVKGIVRHPVGYIDLKWAQVDGE; encoded by the coding sequence ATGAGAAACAAAGGATGGATCATCAGCATGTGTTTGTTCACGATCATGCTGCTAGCAGGATGTACAGCCAATGAACAAGCAGGGAAAGGATCATCAAGCAATCAGGGTGAAAAGAAAGTGTTAACCTTAAATAACGAAAATGAACCGACGTCGTTTGATCCGCCGATTGGCTTTAATAATGTATCGTGGCAAGGACTAAATAATTTAATGGAAGGATTAACGAGACTGAATGAAAAGCACGAACCATCTCCTGCCATGGCGGAAAAATGGGAGATATCAGAGGATGGGAAAACGTATACGTTCCATTTAAGAGATGGCATCAAGTGGTCAAATGGTGATCCAGTGAAAGCGAGTGACTTTGAATATGCGTGGAAGCGGCTGCTCGATCCGAAAACAGGATCTTCCGCATCGTTCTTAGCGTACATGATTGAAGGCGGAGAGGCATTTAACAGCGGAAAAGGAAAGAAAGAAGACGTGAAAGTCAGTGCTGTAAATGACAAAACGCTTAAAGTCACACTTGCATACCCGCAGAAATCGTTCTTAAATATGACCGCAAATCCTGCCTTTTTCCCTGTCAATGAACAGGTAGCTAAGAAGGACCCAAACTGGGCAAAGGACGCCAAAACCTTTGTCGGAAATGGGCCGTTTAAGCTGACAGAATGGAAGCACGATGAGAGCTTCACGATGGAAAAAAGTGAGACGTATTGGGATGAAAAAACGGTCAAGCTGGATCAGGTGAAGTGGCTGATGATCAGTGATCGAAACACAGATTATCAAATGTATCAATCAGGAGATCTTGATACTGCCTTTGTCCCAGCAGAACAAAGTGAAAATCTGCTGAAAAATAAAGATGTACAAATTGAAGACCAGGCAGGACTGTTCTTTTATCGTCTGAATGTGAACATGGAACCGTTCCAAAATAAGAACATCCGCAAAGCATTTCAAATGGCGATCAACCCGGAAGATATCGTGGATTATGTGACGAAAAATGAAGAGAAACCCGCACGTGCCTTCGTCTCGCCGGGTATTTTAGATTCGAAAGGTCAGGATTTCAGAGAGGCTGGCGGCGATCTTGTCAAGAATGATACGAATGAAGCTGCGAAGCTATTAGAAAAAGGACTAAAGGAAGAAAACTATTCAAAGCTGCCGGCCGTCACATTAACATATAGTACAAAGCCTGAAAATAAGAAAAAAGCTGAGGCCATCCAGCAGCAGCTGAAAGAAGCGCTTGGTGTAGATGTGAAGCTTGCAAATATGGAAGCCAATGTGTTTGCTGAAGATCAAAAGGCGTTAAAATTCCAATTTTCACAAAGTTCATTTTTAGCAGACTATGCAGATCCAATCAATTTCCTAGAGAGCTTCCAAACAGGGAATGCCATGAACCGGACAGGATGGTCTAATGACACCTATGATCAGATGATAAAAAAAGCAAGTCAAGAAGCAGACGAACAAAAGAGAAACAGCATTCTGCATGATGCAGAGGCACTTCTCATGGAAGAAGCTCCGATCATTCCGATTCACTTTTATAACCAAGTTCATTTGCAAAAAGAAGGCGTAAAGGGTATTGTTCGCCACCCTGTTGGGTATATCGATTTGAAATGGGCGCAAGTAGATGGAGAGTAA
- the proG gene encoding pyrroline-5-carboxylate reductase ProG, whose product METIGIIGYGSMADMMVQKWLENGVLDAHQIMIHTRSETERLHQLKEKQPEINICSVDELSASCDVLFICVPPLAVLDVLDQLSSAAKAIHIVSVAAAVTLDKLSKHTTQPVSRYIPTLTSAVGTGVSLVAHGETAGQEEKERLHRLLSAFSIVREVEEDKFDAASNLTSSSPGFIAALFEEMARAAVRNSELSLEEAYEFLTYALLGTGQVLVERGLTFAETVDRVATKGGITGEGAEVIQKQAPQMFDDLFTQTMKKYDQLKSQINEADKHH is encoded by the coding sequence GTGGAGACAATTGGAATCATTGGATATGGAAGTATGGCTGATATGATGGTGCAGAAGTGGCTGGAAAATGGGGTGCTGGATGCTCATCAAATCATGATCCATACAAGAAGTGAAACGGAGCGCCTGCACCAGCTTAAAGAAAAGCAACCAGAAATAAACATTTGTTCAGTAGATGAGCTTTCTGCGTCATGTGATGTCCTCTTTATCTGCGTGCCGCCGCTTGCTGTCCTTGATGTGCTGGATCAGCTATCTTCCGCAGCCAAAGCTATACACATTGTGTCAGTAGCAGCGGCTGTAACGTTAGACAAGTTATCAAAGCATACGACACAACCAGTATCCAGGTACATCCCAACGCTTACGTCAGCTGTTGGAACGGGTGTCTCACTTGTTGCGCATGGTGAAACGGCAGGACAGGAGGAAAAGGAGCGTTTGCACCGTCTGCTTTCAGCTTTTAGCATCGTCCGTGAAGTAGAAGAAGACAAGTTCGATGCGGCGAGTAACTTGACGAGCTCATCTCCTGGTTTTATCGCTGCTCTTTTTGAAGAAATGGCGAGAGCAGCTGTGAGAAATAGTGAGCTTTCCTTAGAGGAAGCGTATGAATTTTTAACGTATGCTCTTTTAGGCACAGGCCAGGTTCTTGTAGAACGCGGCTTAACCTTTGCTGAAACGGTCGATCGGGTGGCGACAAAAGGGGGCATTACAGGAGAAGGCGCCGAAGTCATTCAAAAGCAGGCACCACAAATGTTTGATGATTTATTCACACAAACTATGAAGAAATATGATCAGCTGAAATCACAGATTAACGAAGCAGACAAACACCACTAA
- a CDS encoding ABC transporter ATP-binding protein — MAVEPLLQVNNLKKHFDLSKGRTLKALDGVSFQLKQGETFGLVGESGCGKSTLGKVLMRLYEPTDGEALYEGKSLHHLSQKESFDFNRQIQMVFQDPYSSLNPRLSVKDIMLEPMEIHNLYGSQKKRVARVKELLEAVGLSYDFATRYPHEFSGGQRQRIGIARALALAPKFIVADEPISALDVSVQAQVVNLLKKLQKEEGLTFLFIAHDLSMVKYISDRIGVMYLGHLVELTSSNSLYQTPLHPYTQALLSAIPIPDPDVEDKRKRFILKGEIPSPVNPPSGCVFRTRCPAAMDLCAEKKPTLQAVEEGHEVACHLYDRHKLMK, encoded by the coding sequence ATGGCAGTTGAACCACTTTTACAAGTAAACAATCTCAAAAAACATTTTGATTTATCGAAAGGAAGAACCTTAAAAGCGTTAGACGGTGTCTCTTTTCAACTGAAACAAGGTGAAACGTTTGGTCTCGTCGGCGAGTCTGGCTGCGGGAAATCCACACTTGGGAAAGTGCTCATGCGCCTTTATGAACCAACAGATGGCGAAGCCTTATATGAAGGGAAAAGCCTTCATCACCTGTCTCAAAAAGAATCATTTGATTTCAACCGGCAAATTCAAATGGTGTTTCAAGATCCATATTCCTCCTTAAATCCACGTCTTTCGGTAAAAGATATTATGCTGGAGCCAATGGAGATTCACAATCTTTACGGGAGTCAAAAGAAAAGGGTTGCCCGGGTGAAAGAATTGCTTGAAGCAGTAGGACTGAGCTATGATTTTGCCACTCGTTACCCGCACGAATTTAGCGGAGGACAGAGGCAGAGAATTGGTATTGCAAGGGCACTCGCCTTAGCGCCGAAGTTTATTGTGGCAGATGAGCCGATTTCTGCACTAGACGTTTCCGTTCAAGCACAGGTCGTGAATTTGCTGAAAAAACTGCAAAAAGAGGAAGGGCTGACATTTCTCTTTATTGCGCATGACTTGTCGATGGTGAAATATATCAGCGACCGAATCGGTGTCATGTATTTAGGGCATCTTGTTGAGTTGACCAGCAGCAACTCGTTATATCAAACCCCGCTGCACCCATATACACAGGCCTTGCTGTCTGCGATCCCCATTCCAGATCCTGACGTGGAGGACAAGCGTAAAAGATTTATTTTAAAAGGAGAAATTCCAAGTCCAGTAAATCCGCCAAGCGGCTGTGTATTTCGAACAAGGTGTCCAGCAGCAATGGATCTGTGCGCCGAAAAAAAGCCAACATTACAAGCAGTAGAAGAAGGGCATGAAGTCGCCTGCCATTTATACGACAGACATAAGCTGATGAAGTAG
- a CDS encoding ABC transporter permease → MASFLLKRFIAMIATILTITTLTFILMKVIPGSPFNEERNTNETVQRNLESYYHLDEPLYVQYVIYLKSIVTFDFGPSIKKPSESVNDLLARGFPVSLELGLISILIAVISGILLGVMAALRHNGLIDYIAMTIAVFGISIPNFIFATLLIQQLAVNMKLFPTAMWTSPMHMVLPTIALAVGPMAIIARLTRSSMIEVLSQDYIRTAKAKGLSPIKIVFKHALRNALLPVVTILGTLVASILTGSFVIEKIFAIPGMGKYFVESINNRDYPVIMGTTVFYSIILITLLFIVDVAYRVLDPRIQLHQKGGKA, encoded by the coding sequence ATGGCCAGCTTTTTGCTCAAGCGTTTTATTGCGATGATTGCCACGATCTTAACGATTACGACGTTAACGTTTATTTTAATGAAGGTCATCCCAGGATCACCCTTTAATGAAGAACGAAATACAAACGAAACCGTCCAGCGAAACCTCGAAAGCTACTATCACTTAGACGAACCACTCTATGTTCAATATGTCATCTATTTAAAATCCATCGTTACCTTTGATTTTGGTCCTTCCATTAAAAAGCCTTCTGAAAGTGTCAATGATCTATTGGCGAGAGGCTTCCCAGTCTCTTTAGAACTTGGTCTTATCTCAATATTGATTGCTGTCATCTCTGGCATCCTGCTTGGGGTCATGGCTGCCCTCCGGCATAATGGCTTGATTGATTATATTGCCATGACGATTGCTGTTTTCGGTATATCCATTCCAAACTTCATCTTTGCTACCTTATTAATTCAGCAGCTTGCTGTGAATATGAAACTCTTTCCTACAGCGATGTGGACAAGTCCGATGCATATGGTGCTACCAACCATTGCCCTTGCTGTCGGTCCGATGGCCATTATCGCCAGGTTAACAAGATCCAGCATGATTGAAGTGCTGTCTCAGGACTATATTCGTACTGCCAAAGCAAAAGGACTTTCTCCTATTAAAATCGTTTTCAAACATGCGCTTCGAAATGCACTTTTGCCTGTTGTGACCATTCTTGGGACACTTGTCGCAAGTATTTTAACAGGAAGCTTTGTCATAGAAAAAATATTTGCGATTCCTGGAATGGGAAAATACTTTGTCGAGAGTATTAACAACCGTGATTATCCTGTCATCATGGGAACCACTGTTTTTTACAGCATCATTTTAATCACACTTCTTTTCATTGTCGATGTGGCGTATCGTGTCCTTGATCCAAGGATTCAGCTGCATCAGAAAGGAGGAAAGGCATGA
- a CDS encoding NlpC/P60 family protein — MIFESKVPVANVWTAPQSPRKIDQMVLQDSFKIKEWIDQQTYEEKLALCEENLIQSQVLLGERVIGLEETDGWMKVVIPQQASRKHPQGYPGYMPAKHLKQVKEGHAPVASHFVSQKKAMLYQDGQADMEVSFLTELVAVEETSDCFHVVTPAGTREMNKTDVRPVSSILSMTGKDVVDTGKQFIGLSYVWGGMSSFGYDCSGFAYSMYKACGYLLPRDASDQAVQGTPVTSSHLEPGDLLFFANENGKGAVRHVGIYAGDGLMLHSPKTGRQIELLSLSGTSYEKEWAGARRYLPSERRNGHGS, encoded by the coding sequence ATGATATTCGAGTCAAAGGTTCCAGTTGCAAACGTATGGACAGCGCCGCAGTCACCGAGAAAAATCGATCAAATGGTACTTCAGGACTCCTTCAAGATCAAAGAGTGGATTGACCAGCAGACATATGAAGAAAAATTGGCTCTATGTGAAGAAAATCTGATCCAGTCTCAAGTACTGCTAGGTGAACGAGTCATTGGATTAGAAGAGACAGACGGCTGGATGAAAGTCGTTATCCCGCAGCAGGCCAGCCGGAAACATCCACAGGGCTATCCCGGCTATATGCCTGCCAAACATTTAAAGCAAGTCAAAGAGGGACATGCGCCAGTTGCATCTCATTTTGTTTCTCAGAAAAAAGCCATGCTCTATCAAGACGGGCAAGCAGACATGGAGGTTAGCTTTTTAACAGAACTCGTGGCTGTAGAAGAAACGAGTGATTGCTTTCATGTGGTGACCCCAGCAGGAACAAGAGAGATGAACAAAACGGATGTGCGGCCAGTTTCATCCATTTTATCAATGACCGGCAAAGATGTCGTAGACACGGGAAAACAATTTATTGGTCTTTCGTATGTATGGGGAGGCATGAGCAGCTTTGGCTATGATTGTTCAGGCTTTGCTTACAGCATGTACAAAGCGTGCGGATATCTTTTACCAAGGGACGCAAGTGACCAAGCAGTTCAAGGAACACCTGTTACATCAAGCCATTTAGAACCAGGCGATTTACTGTTTTTTGCAAATGAAAACGGAAAGGGAGCTGTCCGGCATGTTGGAATATATGCGGGGGACGGATTGATGCTTCACTCGCCTAAAACCGGCAGGCAGATTGAGCTTCTTTCTCTTTCTGGTACTTCATATGAAAAGGAATGGGCAGGTGCAAGGCGGTATTTGCCAAGTGAGAGGAGGAATGGTCATGGCAGTTGA